In Brachypodium distachyon strain Bd21 chromosome 2, Brachypodium_distachyon_v3.0, whole genome shotgun sequence, one genomic interval encodes:
- the LOC104582803 gene encoding RGG repeats nuclear RNA binding protein A, producing the protein PPAIRGRRCPQSTRHRRRHRPPHATTHRRRRRSPRDPAAARETPPSHPHGRHATRRSARHPPTPRSPVLDSVSSSRSSTSCYQLQISREAVEAVNTEGAVAVTEDEKKQEDLPQSEPEKNKEGEPNEEEEKEPEDKEMTLEEYEKVLEKRKALLPLKAEERKVEVGKELRSMQQLSVKKDSDKVFIKLGSDKEKRKGNIERDERAKKSLSINEFLKPADGERYYSPAGRGRGRGRGSGDRGGYQGGHRPIAGPSIEDQAQLCGK; encoded by the exons CCACCTGCCATCCGTGGCCGTCGATGCCCCCAATCGACcaggcaccgccgccgccaccgaccccCCCACGCGACCAcccaccgccgacgccgccgatcCCCTcgcgaccccgccgccgctcgcgaGACGCCGCCGTCTCATCCTCACGGGAGGCACGCGACCAGGCGCTCCGCTCGACATCCGCCGACGCCGCGATCCCCGGTCCTCGATTCCGTCTCATCCTCACG GTCATCGACATCCTGTTACCAACTTCAAATTTCTAG GGAAGCTGTTGAAGCTGTTAACACTGAAGGAGCTGTTGCCGTGACTGAGGATGAGAAGAAGCAGGAAGATTTACCTCAATCGGAACCTGAGAAGAAcaaggagggggagccaaatgaagaggaggaaaaggaACCTGAAGATAAG GAGATGACCTTGGAGGAATATGAGAAAGTACTGGAGAAGAGGAAAGCTTTGCTTCCACTGAAGGCTGAGGAGAGAAAGGTTGAGGTAGGCAAGGAGTTGCGGTCAATGCAACAGCTTTCAGTGAAGAAGGATTCTGATAAGGTCTTCATCAAGCTG GGTTCtgacaaggagaaaaggaaaggaaatatTGAAAGAGACGAGCGTGCCAAGAAG TCCCTCAGCATCAATGAATTCTTGAAGCCGGCTGATGGTGAAAGGTACTATAGCCCTGCCGGTCGTGGACGTGGTCGTGGCAGAGGCAGTGGTGATCGTGGGGGATACCAAGGGGGCCATAGACCAATTGCTGGGCCATCAATTGAAGATCAAGCACAGTTATGTGGGAAATGA